One genomic segment of Eriocheir sinensis breed Jianghai 21 chromosome 66, ASM2467909v1, whole genome shotgun sequence includes these proteins:
- the LOC126987775 gene encoding cytochrome P450 2L1-like isoform X1: MLVETLLAVVLLVLLAFYLSRDPPGLPPGPRMYPIIGSLTFCNTLESCRRLQKKYGDTFSCRVGSQRFVFMCNYKTIKEAFSRYEFTDRPDWKFLNFLSNGKTAGVIFSSGERWQTLRRFLLRNLRDLGMGTSRLGDVIVREAEGLVQDFRTYANKPSFFPPSINTAALNVIWQLVASQRYDLSDAKIQEFAHDVQKFQEYVPLLALPDFFPWLRYIPQPLLRRLCREEALKGSVKLCREMMEEAVREHRASLDPASPRDVLDEFLLEMENRKDEPNSVFNEQDLIKTIFDLFAAGYDTTSNMTRWVILHMAHRPAVQRRVQEELDRVVPRDTLPSHAHRQQLPYLDAVLNEVLRVSSLVGAGVAHAAAHDTYLDRYFIPKGTALVGYAHFCHFDPNHWDEPEEFRPERFLNESGKLSVPKEAFFPFGVGKRSCLGESLARMELYIFAAALLQNFTFAMPEGRSVDFTPRPVHNANMPRDQEILIVPRD, encoded by the exons ATGCTGGTGGAGACGCTGCTggcggtggtgctgctggtgctgctggccTTCTACCTTAGCAGGGACCCGCCGGGGCTGCCTCCAG GCCCGCGGATGTACCCCATCATCGGCAGCTTAACATTTTGTAACACGCTAGAATCCTGCAGGAGGCTACAGAAAAAGTACGGAGATACATTTAG CTGCCGCGTCGGGAGTCAACGTTTTGTCTTCATGTGCAACTACAAGACGATCAAGGAGGCGTTCTCTAGGTATGAATTCACCGACCGACCCGACTGGAAGTTTCTCAATTTTCTGTCGAACGGAAAGACAGCag GAGTCATCTTCAGCAGCGGGGAGCGGTGGCAAACACTTCGTCGGTTCCTGCTGCGCAACCTCCGCGACCTGGGCATGGGCACGTCCCGCCTGGGTGACGTCATCGTGCGGGAGGCGGAGGGGCTCGTGCAGGACTTCAGGACCTACGCCAATAAACCATCCTTCTTCCCGCCCTCCATCAACACCGCGGCGCTCAATGTTATTTGGCAGCTGGTGGCGA gtCAACGCTACGACTTGAGCGACGCAAAGATCCAGGAGTTTGCACATGACGTCCAAAAGTTTCAAGAGTACGTTCCGCTTCTCGCGCTGCCTGACTTCTTCCCGTGGCTGAGGTACATCCCGCAGCCCCTCCTCCGGCGCCTGTGTCGGGAGGAGGCCTTGAAGGGGTCCGTGAAACTTTGCAGGGAGATGATGGAG GAGGCAGTGAGGGAGCACCGCGCCTCCCTGGACCCCGCCAGCCCCAGGGACGTGCTGGACGAGTTCCTGCTGGAGATGGAGAACCGCAAGGACGAACCCAACTCAGTCTTTAATg AGCAGGACCTGATCAAGACCATTTTTGACCTGTTCGCGGCCGGCTACGACACCACGTCCAACATGACGCGCTGGGTCATCCTGCACATGGCCCACCGGCCCGCGGTGCAGCGGCGCgtgcaggaggagctggacaGGGTGGTGCCCCGCGACACGCTGCCCTCCCACGCCCACCGCCAACA GCTGCCATACCTGGACGCCGTGTTGAACGAGGTGCTGCGCGTGTCCTCCCTGGTGGGGGCTGGTGTGGCTCATGCCGCGGCGCACGACACCTACCTCGACAGATACTTCATTCCAAAG GGAACTGCCCTCGTCGGCTACGCCCACTTCTGTCACTTCGATCCGAACCACTGGGACGAGCCGGAGGAGTTTCGCCCTGAGCGGTTCTTGAACGAGTCTGGCAAGCTGAGTGTTCCCAAGGAGGCCTTCTTCCCCTTCGGTGTTG GCAAAAGAAGCTGCCTCGGGGAATCACTTGCCAGAATGGAGCTGTACATCTTCGCTGCCGCACTCCTGCAAAACTTCACCTTCGCCATGCCCGAGGGACGCAGTGTGGACTTCACCCCGCGCCCAGTTCACAACGCCAACATGCCCAGAGACCAGGAGATCCTCATTGTGCCCAGGGACTAA
- the LOC126987775 gene encoding cytochrome P450 2L1-like isoform X2: MLVEALLAVVLLVLLAFYLGRDPPGLPPGPRMYPIIGSLTFCNTLESCRRLQKKYGDTFSCRVGSQRFVFMCNYKTIKEAFSRYEFTDRPDWKFLNFLSNGKTAGVIFSSGERWQTLRRFLLRNLRDLGMGTSRLGDVIVREAEGLVQDFRTYANKPSFFPPSINTAALNVIWQLVASQRYDLSDAKIQEFAHDVQKFQEYVPLLALPDFFPWLRYIPQPLLRRLCREEALKGSVKLCREMMEEAVREHRASLDPASPRDVLDEFLLEMENRKDEPNSVFNEQDLIKTIFDLFAAGYDTTSNMTRWVILHMAHRPAVQRRVQEELDRVVPRDTLPSHAHRQQLPYLDAVLNEVLRVSSLVGAGVAHAAAHDTYLDRYFIPKGTALVGYAHFCHFDPNHWDEPEEFRPERFLNESGKLSVPKEAFFPFGVGKRSCLGESLARMELYIFAAALLQNFTFAMPEGRSVDFTPRPVHNANMPRDQEILIVPRD; this comes from the exons GCCCGCGGATGTACCCCATCATCGGCAGCTTAACATTTTGTAACACGCTAGAATCCTGCAGGAGGCTACAGAAAAAGTACGGAGATACATTTAG CTGCCGCGTCGGGAGTCAACGTTTTGTCTTCATGTGCAACTACAAGACGATCAAGGAGGCGTTCTCTAGGTATGAATTCACCGACCGACCCGACTGGAAGTTTCTCAATTTTCTGTCGAACGGAAAGACAGCag GAGTCATCTTCAGCAGCGGGGAGCGGTGGCAAACACTTCGTCGGTTCCTGCTGCGCAACCTCCGCGACCTGGGCATGGGCACGTCCCGCCTGGGTGACGTCATCGTGCGGGAGGCGGAGGGGCTCGTGCAGGACTTCAGGACCTACGCCAATAAACCATCCTTCTTCCCGCCCTCCATCAACACCGCGGCGCTCAATGTTATTTGGCAGCTGGTGGCGA gtCAACGCTACGACTTGAGCGACGCAAAGATCCAGGAGTTTGCACATGACGTCCAAAAGTTTCAAGAGTACGTTCCGCTTCTCGCGCTGCCTGACTTCTTCCCGTGGCTGAGGTACATCCCGCAGCCCCTCCTCCGGCGCCTGTGTCGGGAGGAGGCCTTGAAGGGGTCCGTGAAACTTTGCAGGGAGATGATGGAG GAGGCAGTGAGGGAGCACCGCGCCTCCCTGGACCCCGCCAGCCCCAGGGACGTGCTGGACGAGTTCCTGCTGGAGATGGAGAACCGCAAGGACGAACCCAACTCAGTCTTTAATg AGCAGGACCTGATCAAGACCATTTTTGACCTGTTCGCGGCCGGCTACGACACCACGTCCAACATGACGCGCTGGGTCATCCTGCACATGGCCCACCGGCCCGCGGTGCAGCGGCGCgtgcaggaggagctggacaGGGTGGTGCCCCGCGACACGCTGCCCTCCCACGCCCACCGCCAACA GCTGCCATACCTGGACGCCGTGTTGAACGAGGTGCTGCGCGTGTCCTCCCTGGTGGGGGCTGGTGTGGCTCATGCCGCGGCGCACGACACCTACCTCGACAGATACTTCATTCCAAAG GGAACTGCCCTCGTCGGCTACGCCCACTTCTGTCACTTCGATCCGAACCACTGGGACGAGCCGGAGGAGTTTCGCCCTGAGCGGTTCTTGAACGAGTCTGGCAAGCTGAGTGTTCCCAAGGAGGCCTTCTTCCCCTTCGGTGTTG GCAAAAGAAGCTGCCTCGGGGAATCACTTGCCAGAATGGAGCTGTACATCTTCGCTGCCGCACTCCTGCAAAACTTCACCTTCGCCATGCCCGAGGGACGCAGTGTGGACTTCACCCCGCGCCCAGTTCACAACGCCAACATGCCCAGAGACCAGGAGATCCTCATTGTGCCCAGGGACTAA